From a single Bremerella cremea genomic region:
- a CDS encoding serine hydrolase, whose product MVLTYRRTLLLGILGTLCLLPGTQLNPIHGAEPNKPTPQANTSSPELSALLLPLIEKHRGDVGVVIQHFPSGESFAYQADKPMSTASLIKLPLLMATYAKVHDGGVSLDTMITLTEADKVPGSGILTKHFSPGLTLSLRDAIQLMVAYSDNTATNLVIDTVGLDTTNTLMKKLGCDETRLNSKVFRRDTSNDMERSKAFGLGSTSANDMQRMLRALHDRSFVDQATSEQILKHLYDCEDRMKAARYLPANVKVAHKGGSVNAARTDAGIIDLPDGKGAILFCVLTMNNQDESWTDDNEGDVLSAKIGKAVYDYFVKKE is encoded by the coding sequence GTGGTGCTAACTTATCGGCGAACTCTTCTGCTCGGCATTCTGGGAACTCTTTGCCTATTGCCAGGCACGCAGCTAAATCCAATTCACGGCGCTGAGCCCAACAAGCCCACCCCGCAGGCAAACACGAGCTCGCCTGAGCTTTCGGCATTGCTCCTTCCGCTCATCGAGAAGCATCGTGGAGATGTCGGTGTCGTGATCCAGCACTTTCCCAGTGGCGAGTCGTTCGCCTATCAGGCAGACAAACCAATGTCGACCGCCAGTTTGATTAAACTGCCGCTACTGATGGCGACCTACGCTAAAGTTCACGACGGCGGCGTTTCGCTCGACACGATGATTACCTTGACAGAAGCCGACAAGGTCCCTGGCTCTGGCATTCTGACCAAACACTTTTCGCCTGGCCTGACGCTTAGCCTTCGAGACGCGATCCAGTTGATGGTCGCTTATTCCGACAATACCGCCACCAACTTAGTGATCGACACCGTCGGTCTAGACACCACGAACACACTTATGAAGAAGCTCGGCTGTGACGAGACACGCCTCAATTCCAAAGTTTTTCGGCGCGATACTTCCAACGACATGGAACGTAGCAAAGCGTTCGGCTTGGGAAGCACCTCGGCAAATGATATGCAGCGGATGCTAAGGGCGTTGCACGATCGTTCGTTCGTCGATCAGGCTACGTCTGAGCAAATCTTAAAGCACCTGTACGACTGCGAAGATCGCATGAAAGCAGCCCGCTACTTGCCTGCCAACGTGAAAGTCGCCCACAAAGGCGGTTCTGTCAACGCGGCCCGCACCGATGCCGGAATCATCGACCTACCAGATGGGAAGGGGGCGATCCTCTTCTGTGTTCTGACTATGAACAATCAAGATGAAAGCTGGACCGACGACAACGAAGGTGATGTTTTGTCAGCCAAGATCGGTAAGGCCGTTTACGATTACTTCGTGAAGAAAGAATAA
- a CDS encoding sugar phosphate isomerase/epimerase family protein → MTNASSINRRTFHALAAGAVGAGLCSVGEANATKKFQLNYMLPSCMYGYLPLAEVLPEAKKIGAKTIDVWPKVHGDQREQIDVLGADKFAALLKENDVALGCITQYKLGPFGLQNEMRFAQRFGCQLMVTGGEGPKNLQRSELKKGVADFLEKMKPHLEVAEETGVTIAIENHANNLIFEPDSLKWLLELRPSKNLGIALAPYHLPQDPGQLAQLIRDLKEGLVMFYAWEHGNGCHKPMPTEQQLLQMPGRGTLDFQPLVEALAEIDYQGWTEVFMHPVPRGIPILPTLKETTDEINRGRAYLDACVAKVNAGRA, encoded by the coding sequence ATGACCAACGCTTCTTCAATCAATCGTCGTACGTTCCACGCATTGGCTGCCGGGGCGGTTGGGGCTGGGCTTTGCTCTGTCGGTGAGGCAAACGCTACCAAAAAGTTTCAACTGAACTACATGCTTCCCTCGTGCATGTACGGCTACCTTCCGTTGGCCGAGGTCTTGCCGGAAGCCAAGAAGATTGGCGCGAAGACAATCGACGTTTGGCCTAAAGTGCATGGCGATCAACGGGAACAGATCGACGTGTTAGGGGCAGACAAGTTTGCTGCACTGCTGAAAGAGAACGATGTTGCTTTGGGCTGCATCACGCAGTACAAGCTGGGCCCATTCGGTTTACAGAACGAAATGCGTTTCGCTCAACGTTTTGGTTGCCAACTGATGGTGACCGGTGGCGAGGGGCCGAAGAATTTGCAGAGGAGCGAACTCAAAAAAGGAGTGGCAGACTTCTTAGAGAAGATGAAACCGCATCTGGAAGTCGCAGAAGAAACCGGGGTGACTATCGCCATTGAGAATCACGCGAACAATCTGATCTTCGAGCCCGACTCGCTCAAGTGGTTGTTAGAACTGCGGCCATCAAAGAACCTCGGCATCGCTTTGGCTCCGTATCACTTGCCGCAAGACCCTGGGCAACTAGCCCAGTTGATTCGCGATCTGAAGGAAGGGCTGGTGATGTTTTATGCCTGGGAGCATGGCAACGGCTGCCACAAACCAATGCCAACCGAGCAGCAGCTATTGCAGATGCCTGGTCGGGGAACCCTCGACTTCCAACCGCTTGTCGAAGCTTTAGCCGAGATTGACTATCAAGGGTGGACCGAAGTGTTCATGCACCCAGTGCCTCGTGGAATTCCGATCTTGCCGACCTTGAAAGAAACAACCGACGAAATCAACCGAGGGCGTGCGTACTTGGATGCTTGCGTCGCGAAGGTAAATGCTGGTCGAGCGTAA
- a CDS encoding Gfo/Idh/MocA family protein yields the protein MPNGHVNRRQWMTHVSAAASSAMVFGAVASSSADEKPRDVNSRLGVGAIGLRYQGSVITEKAAAHGDIAALADVDREILAKANRDFGGKSALMEDYQDLLARDDVDVVMIGTPDHWHAKMVIDACRAGKDVYCEKPLTLTIDEGKRLRDVVKQTGRVVQVGSWQRSDHRFRTAVEMVRQGWVGNLQRVDIVLGKNKTGGPFTVKPVPKTFNWNLWQGQTPDVAYIPERSHYTFRWWYEYSGGQMTDWGAHHIDIGQWGADALPVEIEATAKMPHVKDGYNVAIDYHVRYQLDNGVEMTVADEGRNGVMFTGDKGRLFVNRGSLEGAPTNKPLPRSDFQVYNFDNLDRPERAGKLDAIINHMGNFFDCVASRKVPISDIESQHRSVSTCHLGNISMKLGRKLTWDPKGEQFVNDNEANQHLAREQRAGFEVA from the coding sequence ATGCCCAATGGTCATGTGAACCGTCGTCAATGGATGACTCATGTTTCCGCCGCCGCTTCTTCCGCAATGGTCTTCGGGGCGGTCGCTTCTTCCTCTGCAGATGAAAAGCCGCGTGATGTCAACTCGCGGCTGGGCGTGGGGGCGATTGGCTTGAGGTATCAAGGTTCGGTAATCACTGAGAAAGCGGCCGCGCACGGAGATATCGCTGCCCTGGCCGATGTCGATCGCGAGATCCTAGCGAAAGCCAACCGTGATTTCGGCGGCAAGTCGGCTTTGATGGAAGATTATCAAGACCTGCTCGCCCGAGATGATGTCGACGTGGTGATGATTGGTACGCCTGATCATTGGCACGCCAAGATGGTGATCGATGCCTGTCGTGCCGGTAAGGATGTCTATTGCGAAAAGCCACTGACGTTGACCATCGACGAAGGGAAGAGACTGCGCGACGTAGTGAAACAAACAGGCCGTGTCGTTCAAGTAGGTTCGTGGCAACGGAGCGATCATCGCTTTCGCACGGCGGTCGAGATGGTGCGCCAAGGCTGGGTCGGCAATTTACAGCGTGTTGACATCGTGCTAGGCAAGAACAAGACCGGCGGGCCATTCACGGTGAAGCCGGTTCCCAAGACCTTCAACTGGAATTTGTGGCAAGGCCAGACACCGGACGTGGCTTACATTCCAGAGCGTTCACACTACACGTTCCGCTGGTGGTACGAATACAGCGGCGGGCAGATGACCGATTGGGGCGCTCACCACATCGACATCGGCCAATGGGGAGCCGACGCCTTGCCGGTCGAGATTGAAGCAACCGCTAAGATGCCTCACGTAAAGGACGGCTACAACGTGGCAATCGATTACCACGTACGCTACCAACTCGACAACGGCGTCGAGATGACCGTCGCCGACGAGGGACGTAACGGAGTGATGTTTACCGGCGACAAGGGACGCTTGTTCGTCAATCGCGGTTCACTGGAAGGAGCCCCAACCAACAAGCCGCTCCCCCGTAGCGACTTTCAGGTTTACAACTTCGACAATCTCGATCGCCCTGAGCGGGCCGGAAAGCTCGACGCGATTATCAATCACATGGGCAACTTCTTCGATTGTGTTGCCAGTCGCAAGGTGCCGATCTCCGATATCGAAAGCCAGCACCGCAGCGTCAGTACGTGCCATCTGGGGAATATCTCGATGAAACTAGGCCGCAAGCTGACCTGGGATCCGAAAGGAGAACAGTTCGTGAACGACAACGAAGCCAACCAACATTTGGCCCGCGAACAACGGGCCGGATTTGAAGTCGCGTAG
- a CDS encoding ribosomal protein L7/L12, with translation MSEEPSSLEDIKKLLRDGQKIQAIKLLRQESGCGLKEAKDQVDAIQAKMVADGEELPKGKGCAGAAVIIVVGLGLLNWICR, from the coding sequence ATGTCGGAAGAACCCTCGTCATTGGAAGACATCAAGAAGCTGCTCCGCGACGGCCAAAAGATCCAGGCCATTAAGCTTCTTCGTCAAGAGTCGGGCTGCGGGCTGAAAGAAGCCAAAGATCAAGTCGATGCCATCCAGGCTAAAATGGTCGCTGACGGCGAAGAATTACCCAAAGGCAAAGGTTGTGCCGGAGCGGCCGTTATTATCGTGGTCGGACTTGGCCTTTTGAATTGGATTTGCAGGTAA
- a CDS encoding flagellar biosynthesis anti-sigma factor FlgM produces MHINGPTAVHPAQTIQGPHRSHQATAIEQRPQFDTVDELDISHEADFASQVKDIPDIRADRVAQIKAQIADGTYLTDDKLDLALERLLDEIG; encoded by the coding sequence ATGCATATTAATGGCCCAACCGCAGTCCACCCGGCCCAAACCATCCAAGGTCCACACCGCAGCCACCAAGCTACGGCGATCGAACAGCGTCCGCAGTTTGATACTGTGGATGAACTCGACATCTCGCACGAAGCCGACTTCGCCAGCCAGGTGAAGGACATTCCGGATATTCGCGCTGATCGTGTTGCTCAGATCAAAGCCCAAATCGCCGATGGGACTTACCTTACCGACGACAAGCTCGACTTGGCCTTGGAACGGCTACTCGACGAAATCGGTTAA
- a CDS encoding Fur family transcriptional regulator, translating to MSDPFALEAVDVALSPIERFEEYLKSKGKRITQPRRILIEHVFSHHEHFDADALIDELSHQSKGADRVSRPTVYRTLNELVESGLLRKMEIGGRAVYEHDYGYPDHDHLYCTQCQNLIEFQSAELKELRDQVARLHQFRATGHRFIINGVCEECQKKSRRKKRRIDLI from the coding sequence ATGTCAGACCCGTTTGCATTGGAAGCCGTTGACGTCGCTCTTTCCCCAATAGAGCGGTTTGAGGAATACCTCAAAAGTAAGGGCAAGAGGATTACGCAGCCGCGGCGAATCCTGATCGAGCATGTCTTCAGCCATCACGAGCACTTCGATGCTGACGCCTTGATCGATGAGCTTTCCCACCAAAGCAAGGGGGCTGATCGTGTTAGTCGTCCTACGGTCTATCGCACCCTGAACGAACTGGTCGAATCTGGCCTACTACGAAAAATGGAAATCGGCGGTCGTGCCGTTTACGAACACGACTACGGCTACCCCGATCACGACCATCTTTACTGCACCCAATGCCAAAACCTGATCGAGTTCCAAAGTGCAGAACTGAAAGAACTACGCGACCAAGTGGCTCGCCTGCACCAATTCCGCGCTACCGGACACCGTTTCATCATTAACGGTGTCTGCGAAGAATGCCAAAAGAAATCGCGCCGGAAGAAGCGGCGAATCGATTTAATTTGA
- the purB gene encoding adenylosuccinate lyase, with product MSHEQYENPLISRYASRDMSFLWSPQKKHSTWRRLWLALAEAEQELGLTIGNDQLEAMRAHLDDIDFDLAAKHEKSRRHDVMAHVETFAEAAPVAKPIIHLGATSCFVTDNTDLILLRQSLELVRDRLVRTIVLLSDFAKQYRDLPCLGFTHLQSAQPTTIGKRATLWCYDLVLDLEEVEHRLAQLRFRSTKGTTGTQASFLELFQGDHAKVKQLEKRVAEKMGFDQVYAVTGQTYSRKIDSQVLDCLSGIAQTTHKIATDLRILAHRREVEEPIEENQIGSSAMPYKRNPMRSERICGLARYVISNQANGANTLATQWMERTLDDSANRRLSLPLSFLGIDAILIILANVCKGMVVYPALIRRHLAEELPFMATENLMMAAVAAGGDRQDLHEKIRVHSRNAGARIKNEGLSNDLLDRLKEDPAFPEFDAAAVLEPLQYVGRAPEQVDDFLADVIQPIRDRYPNVSLENEELKV from the coding sequence GTGTCGCACGAACAATACGAAAACCCGTTGATCTCTCGGTATGCCTCGCGAGATATGAGCTTTCTGTGGAGTCCCCAAAAGAAGCACTCGACCTGGCGGCGGCTGTGGCTGGCCCTGGCCGAGGCTGAGCAAGAGCTGGGGCTAACGATTGGAAACGACCAGCTCGAAGCGATGCGGGCACACCTGGACGATATCGATTTCGACCTGGCCGCAAAGCACGAGAAAAGCCGTCGCCATGACGTGATGGCCCATGTCGAGACATTCGCCGAGGCTGCCCCGGTTGCCAAGCCAATCATCCACCTGGGGGCAACGAGCTGCTTTGTCACCGATAACACCGATTTGATTCTGCTGCGACAATCGCTGGAACTGGTTCGTGATCGCTTGGTTCGCACGATCGTGCTGCTGTCGGACTTCGCCAAACAGTACCGCGACCTCCCCTGCCTCGGCTTCACGCACCTGCAATCGGCTCAGCCAACGACTATCGGCAAGCGTGCCACCCTGTGGTGCTACGACTTGGTGCTCGATCTGGAAGAAGTCGAACATCGCCTGGCCCAGTTGCGGTTCCGCAGCACCAAAGGAACCACCGGCACCCAGGCCAGCTTTCTGGAGCTGTTCCAAGGAGACCACGCCAAGGTCAAGCAGTTGGAAAAGCGGGTCGCCGAGAAGATGGGCTTCGATCAGGTGTACGCCGTCACCGGGCAAACCTATTCGCGAAAAATCGATAGCCAAGTGCTGGACTGCCTGAGCGGTATCGCCCAAACGACCCACAAAATTGCCACCGACCTACGAATTCTGGCCCATCGCCGCGAGGTGGAAGAACCGATCGAAGAAAACCAAATCGGCTCGTCCGCCATGCCCTACAAGCGGAATCCAATGCGGAGCGAACGCATTTGCGGGCTGGCTCGTTACGTGATTAGCAATCAGGCCAATGGGGCGAACACCTTGGCAACGCAGTGGATGGAACGCACCTTGGACGATAGCGCCAACCGACGCTTGAGCTTGCCACTTTCGTTCCTGGGGATCGACGCGATCCTGATTATTCTGGCCAATGTCTGCAAAGGAATGGTCGTTTACCCAGCGCTGATTCGCCGGCATTTGGCCGAAGAGTTGCCGTTCATGGCGACCGAAAACCTGATGATGGCCGCTGTCGCAGCTGGGGGGGATCGCCAAGATCTGCACGAGAAAATTCGCGTCCATTCACGCAACGCCGGCGCACGAATCAAAAACGAAGGGCTCTCGAACGATTTGCTTGATCGCTTGAAGGAAGACCCTGCGTTCCCTGAGTTCGATGCCGCGGCGGTTTTAGAACCACTGCAATATGTGGGACGTGCCCCTGAGCAAGTCGACGACTTCCTAGCCGATGTCATCCAGCCAATTCGCGATCGCTATCCGAACGTTTCGCTCGAAAACGAGGAGCTGAAGGTCTAA
- a CDS encoding HD domain-containing protein, with the protein MNLDKFAAESLCYDPIHGYVPFVSLGESPDEVTERDVIDHPWLQRMRQIHQLQTAWWVYPTAEHTRFQHILGVMHLASRLVNQLYPSLKTACPDAPSRGYVESLLRMAGLLHDVGHGPFGHFFDSHYLQGYGLTHESLGAHIIRTQLGEMLTKLRRNPFSQLEEEEQLDPEQIAWMIQRPQAGDAANRPKWLVFLRSLLCGIYTIDNMDFVLRDAYMTGYSQQSYDLERLIRYSFFTEKGLTIHERGMAALIRFMNVRAELFQTVYFHREVIAIDKTLEDLFAASKPWLLPGNPVEHLDAYRGFTEFSLLVDAPRWQHSSDPHQAEIGRQWNDLLSRKIPWRFICERSLRFDEGESQETTIFRSESFAAAAIRDVLPAELKEIPLKIALNRTVFRPNTRGPSDHQNFLYDSAQKKIKELTTDKIFRSLPVSRLVCRIYAQDLSLAPQLAAALDRLVGNHAVDDLTNM; encoded by the coding sequence GTGAATCTGGATAAATTTGCTGCCGAAAGTCTCTGCTACGACCCCATTCATGGTTATGTTCCCTTTGTTTCGCTCGGAGAATCGCCCGACGAAGTCACTGAACGGGATGTTATCGACCATCCTTGGCTACAGCGGATGCGTCAAATTCATCAGTTGCAAACGGCTTGGTGGGTCTATCCGACGGCGGAACATACTCGTTTTCAGCATATTTTAGGCGTGATGCACCTGGCCAGCCGCTTGGTGAACCAGTTGTATCCCAGCTTGAAGACGGCATGCCCCGATGCCCCCTCGCGTGGCTATGTCGAATCGCTACTCCGCATGGCTGGCCTGCTGCACGATGTCGGTCATGGGCCATTTGGACACTTCTTCGATAGCCATTATCTGCAAGGGTACGGATTAACCCATGAATCACTGGGGGCTCATATTATTCGTACTCAGCTGGGGGAAATGCTGACCAAATTACGGCGAAACCCATTTTCTCAGTTGGAAGAGGAAGAGCAGCTCGATCCGGAGCAAATTGCCTGGATGATCCAAAGGCCCCAAGCTGGCGATGCCGCGAACCGACCGAAGTGGCTGGTCTTTTTGCGGAGTCTGCTGTGCGGGATCTATACGATCGACAATATGGACTTCGTGCTCCGCGATGCCTACATGACCGGCTACAGCCAGCAGTCGTACGATTTGGAACGGCTGATTCGCTATAGCTTCTTCACGGAAAAAGGGCTGACGATTCACGAGCGAGGCATGGCCGCGTTGATCCGGTTCATGAATGTCCGCGCCGAGCTCTTTCAAACGGTTTACTTCCATCGCGAAGTCATTGCGATCGACAAAACGTTAGAAGATTTGTTCGCTGCTAGTAAGCCGTGGCTGTTGCCAGGCAACCCAGTCGAACACCTTGATGCTTACCGAGGCTTTACCGAATTCAGCTTGCTGGTCGACGCGCCACGCTGGCAGCACTCCAGCGACCCACACCAAGCCGAAATCGGTCGTCAGTGGAACGATCTGCTCAGCCGCAAGATTCCCTGGCGTTTCATCTGCGAACGTTCGCTTCGTTTCGACGAAGGAGAAAGCCAGGAAACGACTATCTTCCGTAGCGAAAGCTTTGCTGCCGCCGCGATTCGCGATGTGCTGCCAGCCGAGTTAAAAGAAATTCCACTGAAGATCGCCCTCAATCGAACCGTCTTCCGCCCCAACACCCGTGGGCCGAGTGATCACCAAAACTTCCTATACGATTCAGCTCAGAAGAAGATCAAGGAACTGACGACCGATAAGATCTTCCGCTCGCTCCCGGTTAGTCGCCTGGTTTGCCGGATTTACGCCCAGGACTTGTCGCTTGCCCCGCAACTTGCTGCGGCCCTTGATCGTTTGGTGGGGAATCATGCGGTAGATGATTTGACGAATATGTAG
- a CDS encoding magnesium chelatase has protein sequence MTSSNELTDAPSRPENLKQLKESGWQSRTVKQEIQENFMQMLADGEETFPGMIGYEDTVLPEIHLALLAGHDMLFLGEKGQGKSRMMRTMVRFLDEAIPYLNIPACPVHEDPYHPITSSGKQFVAEHSDEDIPIAWWKREDRYAERLAPGTKFADVIGEIDPAKLAGGVSMSTEEALHFGLIPRMHRGIFAMNELPELDELVQVGLFNMLEERDVQIRGYPVNFDIDLVLLFSANPSTFNRSGKVIPQLKDRIGSVIHTHYPRQRDIGIQIMEQEADVNMEGPFPVVIPYFMKEVLEQITEAARRSKFVDQQSGVSARFSIANYATVIASARHRGILLGEKPSVVRLSDLGHIYASSLGKLELDMMGSHQMSERQVLDALIAEAVGTVFQEYIQEHGLEQIGEIFQKGVKIEVGDLLPSSHYTDRLQRVPPVWDRAFEVNASEVPAMRASCVEFVLAGLYALDRISRAQHHGKITYEFE, from the coding sequence GTGACAAGCTCGAACGAATTAACCGATGCCCCATCCCGACCTGAGAATCTCAAACAGTTGAAGGAAAGCGGCTGGCAGTCGCGTACCGTTAAGCAGGAAATCCAAGAGAACTTCATGCAGATGCTGGCCGACGGGGAAGAAACCTTTCCCGGCATGATCGGCTACGAAGACACCGTTCTGCCGGAAATCCACCTGGCGCTGCTTGCCGGGCACGATATGCTCTTTCTAGGGGAAAAAGGGCAGGGAAAAAGTCGCATGATGCGGACGATGGTTCGTTTTCTCGACGAGGCAATCCCTTATCTCAACATTCCTGCCTGCCCGGTGCATGAAGATCCGTATCATCCGATTACCTCGTCCGGTAAACAGTTTGTGGCAGAGCATTCCGACGAAGATATTCCAATCGCCTGGTGGAAGCGAGAAGACCGCTACGCCGAGCGTTTGGCTCCCGGCACCAAGTTTGCTGATGTGATCGGCGAGATCGACCCCGCCAAGTTGGCCGGGGGAGTTAGCATGAGCACGGAAGAGGCGTTGCACTTCGGTCTCATTCCCCGCATGCACCGGGGCATTTTTGCGATGAACGAACTGCCAGAGCTGGACGAACTGGTCCAGGTCGGGCTATTCAACATGCTGGAAGAACGGGACGTGCAGATCCGCGGCTACCCGGTGAACTTCGACATCGACTTGGTGTTGCTCTTTTCGGCCAACCCTTCCACCTTCAACCGTAGCGGCAAGGTGATTCCGCAGCTTAAAGACCGGATTGGCTCGGTGATTCATACCCACTATCCGCGACAACGCGATATTGGGATTCAGATCATGGAGCAGGAAGCTGACGTCAACATGGAGGGGCCATTTCCGGTAGTGATCCCTTACTTCATGAAAGAAGTCTTAGAGCAAATCACCGAAGCGGCCCGTCGCAGCAAGTTTGTCGATCAACAATCAGGCGTCAGCGCCCGTTTTAGCATTGCTAACTATGCCACGGTGATTGCCTCGGCCCGGCATCGCGGCATTCTGCTCGGCGAGAAGCCTTCGGTGGTGCGTCTGAGCGATTTGGGGCACATCTACGCGTCCAGCCTCGGCAAGCTGGAACTCGACATGATGGGAAGCCACCAGATGTCAGAACGTCAGGTGCTCGACGCGTTGATTGCCGAAGCGGTTGGTACCGTCTTTCAAGAGTACATCCAAGAGCACGGCCTAGAGCAGATTGGCGAGATCTTCCAGAAGGGGGTGAAGATCGAGGTCGGCGACTTGTTGCCTTCCTCGCATTACACCGATCGCCTGCAACGTGTTCCCCCAGTTTGGGATCGGGCCTTCGAGGTAAACGCCTCGGAAGTCCCGGCGATGAGAGCTTCCTGCGTCGAGTTTGTATTGGCCGGTTTGTACGCGTTAGATCGCATCAGCCGCGCGCAGCACCACGGTAAGATTACCTACGAGTTTGAGTAA